The Nitrosospira lacus genome window below encodes:
- a CDS encoding DUF1259 domain-containing protein, producing the protein MWQLILYMLRLGALGFGGPVALVGYMHRDLVEDRKWITEADYKEGLALAQLAPGPLAAQLGIYMGYVHYRILGATLVGLAFVIPSFFMVLAAYNEVISPRTLSSRRYLMPHSVILQYSILVAALIFGSADAHAAHTPITLDTAKIEQITGLKGNLSREEDVFKVSKPRTDVKIQVDKWEMPSFKGLTSWAAFTPAQDGQVLMMGDTVLFEDEVNPVMSAAFDAGLEVTALHNHFFFDEPKVYFMHIGGMGRAADLATGVKKIYDKIAEIRAAHPIPSSGFSKTIPKESKISAAPLETILGMKGISKDGMFKVTVGRPATMHGVPVGKEMGVNTWAAFAGTDSQAVVGGDFAMLADEMQPVLKTMRAGGINIVAIHQHMTHDQPHYLFMHYWGKGNAQELAKTIKKALDVQTAVRQ; encoded by the coding sequence TTGTGGCAACTCATCCTCTACATGCTGCGGCTTGGCGCCTTGGGATTCGGCGGCCCGGTAGCGTTGGTGGGATACATGCATCGTGACCTGGTGGAGGATCGCAAGTGGATTACCGAAGCCGATTACAAGGAGGGGCTGGCGCTCGCGCAGCTTGCACCAGGGCCGCTTGCGGCGCAACTCGGCATTTACATGGGATATGTGCATTACCGCATCCTCGGTGCCACGCTGGTCGGCCTTGCGTTTGTTATCCCATCGTTCTTCATGGTTCTGGCAGCCTATAATGAAGTGATTTCACCCCGTACTCTTTCCTCCAGGAGGTACCTAATGCCGCATTCTGTTATCCTACAATATTCCATATTGGTTGCTGCGCTGATCTTTGGTTCGGCAGATGCGCATGCAGCTCACACACCAATCACTCTGGATACTGCCAAGATTGAACAAATCACAGGCCTGAAAGGCAACTTATCTCGAGAAGAAGATGTCTTCAAAGTCTCCAAGCCGCGTACCGACGTAAAAATTCAAGTTGATAAATGGGAAATGCCATCCTTCAAGGGGCTAACTTCATGGGCTGCTTTTACCCCTGCTCAGGATGGACAAGTGCTGATGATGGGCGACACCGTACTATTCGAGGATGAAGTTAATCCGGTTATGAGTGCAGCGTTTGATGCGGGATTGGAAGTCACCGCCTTGCATAACCATTTTTTCTTTGATGAACCGAAAGTATATTTCATGCATATAGGGGGCATGGGCCGTGCTGCGGACCTCGCTACAGGCGTAAAAAAGATTTATGACAAAATAGCCGAAATTCGCGCTGCACATCCCATACCCTCGTCCGGGTTTTCTAAGACAATCCCGAAGGAAAGCAAGATTTCCGCAGCGCCTTTAGAGACGATCCTGGGTATGAAAGGAATATCAAAAGACGGCATGTTTAAAGTTACGGTCGGTCGCCCCGCCACCATGCATGGCGTGCCAGTCGGAAAAGAAATGGGGGTAAATACATGGGCAGCGTTTGCGGGTACAGATAGCCAGGCAGTCGTGGGTGGTGACTTCGCAATGCTCGCAGATGAAATGCAGCCTGTTTTAAAAACAATGCGAGCGGGTGGCATCAACATCGTCGCGATTCATCAACACATGACCCATGATCAGCCACATTATTTGTTTATGCATTATTGGGGCAAAGGCAATGCGCAAGAATTGGCAAAAACGATTAAAAAGGCATTGGACGTGCAAACTGCCGTGCGTCAATAA
- a CDS encoding MFS transporter: MGRALRAFADGYVAVLLPAYLLALGFGQLDVGYLSTATLAGSALATLAVGAVGHRWSQRRLLLSAALLMAVTGLSFAGISSFWPLLVIAFVGTLNPSSGDVSVFLPLEHAHLAQAASGDASTVVFARYSLIGSLSAAVGALVAGIPPWLAAWTGLSFLDGLRAMFVLYGLIGGSVWLLYRTLPTVDARTASPPAPLGPSRGIVLRLAALFSVDAFAGGLVVNSLLTLWLFERFGLSLAQAGAFFFWTGLLSAGSQLAAPAVARKVGLLNTMVFTHIPANVCLIFASLAPSVEVALTLLFVRSALSQMDVPTRTAYVMAVVTPAERTAAASFTAVPRSLASAASPTLAGALLAAGLLSAPLVACGALKIAYDLALLVSFRRLNVLINRE; the protein is encoded by the coding sequence GTGGGACGCGCGTTGCGTGCTTTTGCCGACGGCTATGTCGCGGTGCTTTTGCCCGCTTACCTGCTGGCGCTGGGATTCGGGCAGCTCGATGTCGGCTACCTGAGTACGGCGACCCTCGCCGGGTCGGCCTTGGCGACACTCGCGGTAGGCGCGGTGGGCCACCGGTGGTCACAGCGCCGGTTGCTGCTATCCGCTGCCTTGCTGATGGCTGTCACCGGCCTCAGCTTCGCGGGCATTTCGTCGTTTTGGCCGCTGCTCGTGATTGCGTTTGTGGGAACGCTCAACCCGAGTTCGGGCGACGTGAGCGTGTTCCTGCCGCTCGAGCATGCCCATCTGGCACAGGCAGCCAGTGGGGATGCGAGCACCGTGGTGTTTGCTCGCTATTCGCTCATAGGCTCGCTGAGCGCCGCCGTTGGCGCTCTGGTCGCTGGAATCCCGCCGTGGCTGGCGGCATGGACGGGTCTCTCATTCCTCGATGGCCTGCGCGCCATGTTCGTGCTTTACGGTCTCATCGGCGGATCAGTCTGGCTGCTATACCGGACCCTGCCGACGGTCGACGCTCGGACCGCCTCCCCGCCGGCGCCGTTAGGCCCATCGCGTGGCATCGTGCTCAGGCTCGCGGCCTTGTTCAGCGTCGATGCGTTTGCCGGTGGGCTGGTGGTGAACTCGCTCCTGACGCTCTGGCTCTTTGAGCGCTTCGGGCTGTCACTCGCGCAGGCGGGAGCATTCTTCTTCTGGACTGGACTATTGTCGGCCGGATCGCAGCTTGCCGCGCCAGCCGTGGCACGTAAAGTTGGGTTGCTCAATACAATGGTGTTTACACACATCCCGGCCAACGTGTGCCTCATTTTTGCTTCACTTGCTCCAAGCGTCGAGGTCGCGCTGACTCTGCTGTTCGTACGCAGTGCGCTATCGCAGATGGATGTGCCAACACGCACTGCCTATGTGATGGCTGTGGTCACTCCGGCGGAGCGCACCGCCGCTGCGAGCTTTACCGCGGTACCACGCAGCCTCGCGTCAGCGGCGAGCCCGACCTTGGCCGGCGCTTTGTTGGCGGCCGGGTTGCTGAGCGCCCCGCTGGTCGCCTGCGGAGCTTTGAAGATTGCCTATGACCTGGCGCTGCTGGTGTCCTTCAGGCGCTTGAACGTGCTTATAAATCGGGAATGA
- a CDS encoding PepSY-like domain-containing protein — MKPYYLITTIFAAFMATVGQANAEEKALSKHEVPKAVIEAFEKAHPNAKGVKFEEETFEGKKAYEAEYKEHGKEYEFLYGADGVLLQTEETIDAKTLPQPVVEAISKAYPKATIKEAEKVMKPDGTVTGYEVEIRTEGKKLEIELDTSGKILKTERE; from the coding sequence ATGAAACCCTACTATTTGATTACCACTATTTTCGCTGCCTTCATGGCAACAGTTGGGCAAGCGAATGCGGAGGAGAAAGCCCTGAGCAAGCACGAGGTCCCCAAAGCGGTGATCGAGGCTTTTGAAAAAGCCCATCCGAACGCCAAAGGGGTGAAGTTCGAAGAAGAGACCTTCGAAGGCAAAAAGGCCTACGAGGCAGAGTACAAGGAACACGGCAAGGAATATGAATTCCTGTATGGCGCCGACGGAGTACTCCTCCAAACAGAAGAAACTATCGATGCCAAGACACTACCCCAACCGGTGGTTGAAGCCATTTCCAAGGCGTATCCCAAGGCTACCATCAAGGAGGCGGAGAAGGTGATGAAGCCCGATGGAACAGTTACCGGTTATGAGGTAGAGATCAGAACAGAAGGAAAGAAGCTCGAGATCGAATTGGACACCAGCGGGAAGATCTTGAAAACCGAGCGTGAGTGA
- the sbnA gene encoding 2,3-diaminopropionate biosynthesis protein SbnA, translated as MILHSILDGIGKTPIVSLSRLFGESRCEVLAKLEMFNPGGSIKDRPAHYIIERGLADGSISPKSHIIESSSGNFAIALAMVCRMRGLRFTAVVDPKLSPVNCQIIQCYGGNIELVTERDRQGGYLETRIERVKHMLREQPDAVWTNQYANERNWQSHYNGEGEEILRDLDQPVDYLVLGVSTSGTIHGITRRLREAWPGLKVIPVDAFGSVLFGTQPAVRELPGLGASRVPELLKRDELGQVIHVDDYESAIACRQLVKHEGIFAGGSSGSVIAAIQRFSAHLLKPARFLTILPDRGERYLDTVYNDQWLLRMKERHFARISKQFTDTPLAQTV; from the coding sequence ATGATCCTTCACAGTATTCTTGATGGCATAGGCAAGACCCCTATTGTTAGCCTCTCCCGTTTGTTTGGCGAGTCACGATGTGAGGTATTGGCAAAGCTGGAGATGTTCAATCCTGGCGGCAGCATTAAAGACCGGCCCGCGCACTACATTATCGAGCGGGGATTGGCGGATGGTTCCATAAGTCCCAAGTCGCATATCATCGAAAGCTCCTCCGGCAATTTTGCCATCGCACTGGCTATGGTTTGCCGCATGCGCGGACTGCGTTTCACGGCGGTGGTCGATCCCAAGCTCTCGCCGGTTAATTGCCAGATTATTCAATGTTACGGCGGCAATATTGAGCTCGTTACCGAGAGGGACCGGCAGGGCGGTTATCTGGAAACCCGCATCGAGCGGGTCAAGCACATGCTGCGCGAGCAACCCGACGCCGTATGGACAAATCAATATGCCAATGAGCGTAATTGGCAAAGCCATTACAACGGCGAGGGAGAGGAAATACTGCGCGATCTGGACCAGCCTGTCGACTATCTGGTGTTGGGTGTCAGCACCTCCGGCACCATCCATGGCATTACGCGGCGTCTGCGCGAGGCATGGCCGGGCCTGAAAGTCATCCCTGTAGATGCGTTTGGCTCAGTGTTGTTCGGTACTCAGCCAGCCGTCCGCGAACTGCCCGGGCTTGGCGCAAGCCGCGTACCCGAATTATTAAAGCGTGATGAACTGGGCCAGGTCATACACGTTGACGACTATGAATCCGCTATAGCCTGCCGGCAATTAGTAAAACATGAAGGGATCTTCGCTGGCGGTTCGTCCGGCTCTGTGATCGCCGCTATCCAGCGCTTTTCTGCCCATTTGCTGAAGCCTGCGCGCTTTCTGACGATCCTGCCGGACCGTGGCGAACGTTATCTGGATACGGTGTACAACGACCAGTGGCTATTACGCATGAAGGAGCGCCACTTCGCCCGCATATCGAAGCAATTTACCGACACGCCTCTTGCACAAACAGTATGA
- the sbnB gene encoding 2,3-diaminopropionate biosynthesis protein SbnB encodes MSTSTSSPTLLYLSRSDLSALGGSHSQPYVDAIVDGLTSHARGDYVQPLKPYLRWSGADHIADRIIAMPCYLGGEQPVAGLKWVGSRQHNPVRFGLERASAVIVLNDTQTNYPIAILEGGLISGMRTAAITAVATRHLARADFTDVACIGCGPIARMQMQTLLEQFPAIARIHLFDLSDGAADTLAGILAESYPEVGFINTGSAESAVRAADVVVTCTVTDSPYLAYEWLKTGVFISNISIMDVHKDVYEKVDKVVVDDWDQSNREKKIINQLVMEGRFSRDQLHAELGEIVVGDRPGRENDEEIILLSPMGMAIDDIICARHFFRLAQARGIGTQLPLYG; translated from the coding sequence ATGAGTACTTCAACTTCCTCACCCACCTTGCTCTATCTTAGCCGCAGCGACTTAAGCGCACTGGGTGGCAGCCATTCCCAACCCTATGTCGATGCAATAGTCGATGGCTTGACATCGCATGCTCGTGGCGATTACGTGCAACCGCTCAAACCCTACCTGCGCTGGTCTGGTGCCGATCACATCGCCGACCGTATTATCGCCATGCCGTGCTATTTGGGCGGCGAGCAGCCGGTTGCAGGTCTGAAATGGGTAGGCAGCCGCCAGCATAATCCAGTTCGCTTTGGTCTCGAGCGCGCCAGCGCGGTCATTGTGCTGAATGATACGCAAACCAACTATCCGATCGCGATATTAGAGGGTGGACTGATCAGTGGCATGCGCACTGCGGCTATTACTGCCGTCGCCACCCGGCATCTGGCACGCGCGGACTTTACCGACGTGGCCTGTATTGGTTGCGGTCCGATTGCGCGTATGCAAATGCAGACGCTGCTTGAACAGTTTCCGGCTATCGCGCGTATTCATCTGTTTGATTTGTCCGACGGTGCCGCCGACACCCTGGCCGGCATATTGGCGGAAAGCTATCCAGAGGTAGGTTTTATCAACACTGGCTCGGCGGAATCCGCAGTGCGTGCGGCTGACGTGGTAGTGACCTGCACGGTGACCGACTCGCCTTATCTGGCTTACGAATGGCTCAAAACAGGCGTTTTCATCAGCAATATATCCATCATGGATGTTCATAAGGATGTTTATGAAAAGGTTGACAAGGTCGTGGTGGACGACTGGGACCAATCCAACCGCGAGAAAAAGATCATCAATCAACTGGTGATGGAAGGACGTTTCAGCCGCGACCAGCTGCATGCGGAGCTTGGAGAAATTGTGGTCGGCGATAGGCCCGGCCGCGAGAACGATGAAGAAATCATTTTACTTAGCCCCATGGGCATGGCCATCGATGACATCATTTGCGCCCGCCATTTTTTCCGCCTGGCGCAGGCGCGTGGCATAGGCACGCAGCTGCCGTTATACGGTTGA
- a CDS encoding siderophore biosynthesis protein produces the protein MQIMPPHPYANRMAQDLFDALWLEDLYGFRAQCTMYPLAGGETMLEIALGGMRSLHWRGRKAEGLRPFRVSSARADLRTGTHRAKLELGMIGETLQTANWWGNTTGRFARLFHLACGQAMFAAMHEHRIVERLMAAPDDLLSWEALSCLKDRPFHPLARAKDWNGSDGSPYATETMAPLPLRWVAVPRDRALGTALTGQPPAGLLLDRAQQDVLANIARTLHADSAGWLWLPVHPWQWAWLNRSAPSSITGCIDLGIGPGAGTSTASLRSLAIEERSGTHLKLSLSVHTLGAIRALPPRYLHNAILASACLESLRQRDGWLAANLLLCDESQWWALSQGDALVSEPGELSCMIRRYPALPGATLIPMAALPVVAADGELPAFNYLTGLADQEAAWGLFGDIARALLELGLRCFAQGVMPELHAQNVLLAFERPCSRDRRIAALILRDHDTLRVCRPLMEARGVAVPEYIVDRNTPNTLELSTPAELLAYLQTLAIEVNLYAILAALASYYERDEAHGWRIVRNMLETCLACIPLPGEIGSQTKDLLLKEDQWPFKQLLAPLLGVTRFGTGMPSAMGRIANPLSTASPPSPKAIGSHAR, from the coding sequence ATGCAGATCATGCCGCCTCATCCCTATGCGAACCGGATGGCCCAGGACTTGTTTGATGCGCTTTGGCTGGAAGACCTGTATGGCTTTCGCGCGCAGTGCACGATGTATCCGCTGGCCGGCGGCGAAACGATGCTGGAAATCGCGCTTGGCGGCATGCGGTCGCTGCATTGGCGGGGGCGGAAAGCCGAAGGTTTGCGGCCATTCCGGGTGTCGAGCGCGCGCGCGGATTTGCGTACCGGCACGCATAGGGCAAAGCTTGAGCTCGGCATGATCGGCGAGACATTGCAAACGGCAAACTGGTGGGGCAATACGACAGGGCGTTTCGCGCGGCTCTTCCATCTTGCATGCGGCCAGGCGATGTTCGCGGCGATGCATGAGCACAGAATCGTGGAACGCCTCATGGCGGCTCCCGATGATCTGCTATCCTGGGAGGCGCTAAGCTGCCTGAAAGACCGGCCATTTCATCCCCTGGCCCGCGCCAAGGATTGGAACGGAAGCGATGGCTCTCCCTATGCCACCGAAACGATGGCGCCGCTTCCGCTTCGATGGGTTGCGGTCCCGCGGGATAGGGCGCTGGGAACCGCATTGACCGGTCAGCCCCCGGCCGGTCTCCTGCTCGACCGCGCGCAACAGGATGTGCTGGCGAATATTGCGCGAACCCTTCATGCCGATAGCGCGGGCTGGTTATGGTTGCCCGTCCATCCATGGCAATGGGCCTGGCTCAACCGGTCGGCTCCTTCAAGTATAACTGGATGCATCGACCTGGGCATCGGCCCCGGAGCGGGGACTTCGACCGCCTCGCTCCGCTCGCTCGCTATCGAGGAACGGTCCGGTACGCATCTCAAGCTCTCCCTCTCCGTTCACACACTCGGTGCAATACGCGCTTTGCCGCCGCGCTATCTGCATAACGCCATACTGGCAAGCGCGTGCCTGGAATCGTTGCGTCAACGTGACGGCTGGCTTGCGGCCAACCTGCTGTTATGCGACGAAAGCCAGTGGTGGGCGTTAAGCCAGGGCGATGCGCTGGTATCCGAACCCGGTGAGCTGTCCTGCATGATCCGGCGCTATCCCGCGCTGCCCGGCGCAACCCTGATCCCGATGGCGGCGTTGCCGGTTGTCGCCGCCGACGGCGAACTGCCGGCATTCAATTACCTGACCGGTCTCGCGGATCAGGAGGCTGCCTGGGGTTTATTCGGTGATATTGCCCGGGCCCTGCTTGAGTTGGGGCTGCGCTGCTTCGCGCAAGGGGTCATGCCGGAACTGCACGCACAAAACGTACTGCTGGCTTTCGAGCGCCCTTGTTCCAGGGACCGGCGGATCGCCGCGCTGATCCTGCGCGATCACGATACGCTGCGCGTCTGCCGTCCCCTGATGGAAGCCCGGGGCGTGGCGGTACCGGAGTATATAGTCGACCGCAATACGCCCAATACGCTCGAGCTGAGCACCCCCGCGGAATTACTGGCCTACCTGCAGACGCTCGCCATAGAGGTTAATTTATATGCCATTCTCGCTGCGTTGGCCTCGTACTATGAGCGGGATGAAGCGCATGGGTGGCGCATCGTCCGTAACATGCTCGAGACATGCCTGGCATGCATACCGCTGCCTGGCGAGATTGGCAGTCAGACGAAAGATCTCTTGCTGAAAGAAGATCAGTGGCCCTTCAAGCAGCTGCTTGCACCGCTGCTTGGCGTCACGCGTTTCGGCACAGGCATGCCAAGCGCCATGGGGCGTATAGCCAATCCCTTATCAACCGCAAGCCCACCCAGTCCCAAGGCCATCGGGAGCCACGCGCGGTGA
- a CDS encoding MFS transporter, translating into MMSRPHNLTLLLACQAITTLGLMVFVPIMPLYVTTLAQVGAEAAEWSSLALAAPALGTLCFASHVGKWCDRFGYRRLLLVSLTLFVASMLLMALSPGIHGFMLGRLLQGISTIGVVLTAFIGYVSDDASRGRSLGLQESAIACGALAGPVLGGVMLDYWSLKPLLIASAVLTGVAGGVLWSQLREPEKAIPVRGALFGGLHTVLTHGALRNWMLAACLVQAAAFAFVNVFPLYLAAHFPAMDTMASRIGLLHALGWLATMLAGPVWGQLNDQGAPRRHFTYAAMGCALSVALLAAVDHIWLVALLRIGQGACYAALMQSVLLACSRQWPISEYGHVTGSSRSFMVVGQLLGPLLIMLLLPVLPPVGLIWPIVLLFVASGLLVLSNPAAEVSFVELEQ; encoded by the coding sequence GTGATGTCGCGTCCGCATAACCTCACGCTGCTGCTGGCGTGCCAGGCCATTACTACGCTTGGATTGATGGTTTTTGTGCCAATCATGCCGTTGTATGTTACGACGCTGGCGCAGGTGGGTGCGGAAGCAGCGGAGTGGAGCAGTCTTGCCCTGGCGGCGCCGGCACTGGGTACATTGTGCTTTGCGTCCCATGTTGGCAAATGGTGCGACCGTTTTGGCTATCGCCGCCTCCTGCTGGTATCGCTGACCCTGTTCGTTGCCAGCATGCTGCTGATGGCATTGAGCCCGGGTATCCATGGCTTCATGCTGGGGCGCCTGCTGCAGGGTATAAGCACCATTGGCGTGGTGCTTACCGCCTTCATCGGATATGTCAGCGACGACGCCTCACGGGGTCGTTCGCTAGGTTTGCAGGAAAGCGCCATCGCGTGCGGTGCGCTGGCGGGCCCGGTGCTTGGCGGCGTGATGCTGGACTACTGGTCGCTTAAACCATTGCTGATCGCCAGTGCCGTCCTGACCGGCGTTGCGGGGGGTGTGTTATGGAGTCAGCTCCGCGAACCCGAGAAAGCGATACCGGTTCGCGGTGCGCTCTTCGGTGGCTTGCATACCGTGCTGACTCATGGCGCCCTGCGCAACTGGATGCTCGCCGCATGCCTGGTACAGGCCGCCGCATTTGCCTTCGTCAATGTCTTTCCGCTTTATCTGGCCGCGCATTTCCCTGCCATGGACACGATGGCAAGCAGGATCGGATTGCTGCACGCGCTGGGTTGGCTCGCGACTATGCTGGCCGGCCCGGTGTGGGGCCAACTGAACGATCAGGGGGCTCCCCGGCGCCACTTCACCTATGCCGCAATGGGTTGCGCGCTATCGGTCGCTTTGCTGGCGGCTGTCGATCATATCTGGCTGGTAGCCCTGCTGCGGATAGGCCAGGGCGCTTGTTACGCCGCCTTGATGCAGTCGGTACTGCTGGCTTGCAGCCGTCAATGGCCTATTTCGGAATATGGTCATGTGACGGGATCAAGCAGGAGCTTCATGGTCGTCGGCCAGCTGCTGGGTCCGCTGCTCATCATGCTTCTGCTGCCGGTGCTGCCGCCCGTTGGGCTCATCTGGCCGATTGTCCTTCTGTTCGTCGCCAGCGGGCTGCTGGTTCTCAGCAATCCTGCTGCAGAGGTTTCTTTCGTCGAGCTGGAGCAATGA
- a CDS encoding IucA/IucC family protein — protein sequence MSSHLLELAPIERRLLEQYLNTYCRETGRFDPRLATDEAGPLELHSYIKAWRTAGLIPYLVPFTQTGYQLAGAFSYFSPIGYHRVAQFAWIGKHGDWRPLTSDATLLIDLIADTLAATSNQPSEIAHRSGHRLKTLMHNSVAQVRRFHQHRPAMGRSPFLDAEQGLRFGHIFHVTSKAAEGCSDEDMQRYSPELGASFRLHYFAVAADMLETRVINGEHPSIDPGVALFARDLLADGNYRVLPCHPWQADYLLGLPEIGALIKSGMLISLGPLGEVAWPTSSVRTVWLPQQNLFLKLSLNLRITNFIRNNPSDQVRRALDASLALSFLPRHTLEQPAFGILPELASQTLKLPDEALRAACAVVYRLAMPATEAEHVQTVVAVLEEPAEGEIPLLALLRFSAEGQPLSEQLVRKWWECYLGVTLLPLLHLFLEYGVSMEAHLQNTLVAFRHGWPVRGYARDMEGASISRARFPFLDRLPDDSPALYDDGQAWHRFQYYVLVNHIGHVIACLARTGLTTEAMLWQDTATMLNAASDDSLVQHLLVQPTLPAKANMLSSFYQHGESPLWVEIPNPMISL from the coding sequence ATGTCTTCCCATCTGCTGGAACTGGCGCCGATAGAGCGGCGCCTGCTGGAACAATATCTTAATACCTATTGCCGGGAAACCGGTCGTTTCGACCCACGTCTCGCAACGGACGAAGCGGGGCCACTTGAGCTTCATTCATATATTAAAGCCTGGCGAACCGCCGGACTGATCCCATATCTTGTGCCATTTACACAGACCGGGTATCAGTTGGCCGGCGCATTTTCCTATTTCTCACCAATCGGTTATCACCGCGTGGCGCAATTCGCGTGGATTGGAAAACACGGCGATTGGCGGCCCCTGACAAGCGATGCAACGCTACTGATTGACCTGATCGCCGACACGCTTGCAGCAACCAGCAACCAGCCTTCGGAAATAGCGCACCGCAGTGGGCATCGCCTGAAAACACTGATGCACAACAGCGTAGCCCAGGTTCGCCGCTTTCATCAGCATCGTCCCGCCATGGGGAGATCCCCTTTCCTCGATGCCGAGCAGGGCTTGCGCTTCGGGCACATTTTTCATGTTACCTCCAAGGCTGCGGAAGGCTGCAGCGACGAAGATATGCAACGTTATTCCCCGGAACTGGGCGCCTCGTTTCGCCTGCATTACTTTGCAGTGGCGGCGGACATGCTGGAGACACGCGTCATAAACGGCGAGCATCCATCCATTGACCCGGGAGTGGCGCTGTTCGCCCGGGATCTGCTTGCCGACGGCAATTACCGGGTATTGCCGTGTCATCCCTGGCAGGCTGATTATCTGCTGGGTCTGCCGGAAATCGGCGCACTGATAAAAAGTGGCATGTTGATTTCGCTTGGGCCACTGGGTGAGGTGGCGTGGCCCACTTCTTCGGTGCGCACGGTATGGCTGCCGCAGCAGAATCTGTTCCTCAAGCTTTCGCTCAATCTCCGCATCACCAATTTCATACGGAACAACCCCTCCGACCAGGTGAGGCGTGCGCTGGATGCCAGTCTGGCGCTATCTTTTCTTCCCCGGCATACGCTCGAACAACCGGCATTCGGCATCCTGCCGGAACTGGCCAGCCAGACGCTGAAGTTGCCGGACGAAGCGCTACGCGCAGCCTGCGCGGTGGTCTACCGGCTAGCGATGCCGGCAACCGAGGCCGAGCATGTGCAGACGGTCGTAGCGGTGCTCGAGGAGCCCGCTGAGGGGGAAATTCCACTGCTCGCGCTGTTGCGGTTTTCCGCTGAAGGACAGCCGCTCAGCGAGCAACTGGTTCGAAAGTGGTGGGAATGCTATCTCGGCGTCACGCTGCTGCCATTGCTGCACCTATTTCTGGAATATGGCGTCAGCATGGAAGCTCACCTGCAGAACACGCTGGTAGCTTTTCGTCATGGCTGGCCAGTGCGCGGCTACGCGCGAGACATGGAGGGGGCCAGTATCAGCCGCGCGCGCTTCCCCTTTCTCGATCGCCTGCCTGACGATAGTCCCGCACTTTATGACGACGGCCAGGCCTGGCATCGCTTCCAGTATTACGTTCTGGTCAATCATATAGGCCATGTGATCGCATGCCTGGCTCGTACTGGACTGACCACCGAGGCGATGTTGTGGCAAGACACCGCTACGATGCTGAACGCAGCATCCGATGACTCGCTGGTACAGCATTTGCTCGTGCAACCGACGTTGCCGGCTAAAGCGAACATGCTCAGCAGCTTCTATCAGCACGGCGAATCTCCGCTATGGGTGGAAATACCCAATCCAATGATCTCCCTGTAA